The window CATATTAACTTTGAGCTGTGGCAGCAGTTAACCCGTCCCCAGCGTGACCTGCTGTTTTTGCGGATGGACCGCTGGCTACGGGGCATGGCCTGGTTGCGGCCCGGTTGGTCCCAGGGGTTGGCGCTGGTGGGTGGGGTGGCAGTATTGGCCGAAGCGCTCCAGGGGGATGCGGTGGGCACAGTGGTAGGGGCGGGACTGACGGCTCTGGCGGTGCGGCAACTGTGGCGTTACTACCGCTCCCCGGCCTACGAACTGCAAGCGGATGAGGCGGCTCTCACCTGGGCCCAGCGTCGGGATTACAGCGAAACGGAGGCAGCTCGCGCTCTTCTGGAGGCCACCGAACGCCAAGCCCAACTGGAGCGACGGGGTCTGAACTTCACCGAACTGGTGCGCGCGCAAAACCTGCGGGTGCTGACGGGTCTTTCCGATGTGGCAGTGCCCAGCAGCTATCGCACGCTCGATCAGTAATCCAGGGGTGACACGGGGCTGAGTTGG of the Gloeomargarita sp. SRBZ-1_bins_9 genome contains:
- a CDS encoding DUF3318 domain-containing protein — translated: MDAFDRDTEIARLMDLLPASSRMRVRILSRPQQSQVIAAPFPWPWRWELPIHINFELWQQLTRPQRDLLFLRMDRWLRGMAWLRPGWSQGLALVGGVAVLAEALQGDAVGTVVGAGLTALAVRQLWRYYRSPAYELQADEAALTWAQRRDYSETEAARALLEATERQAQLERRGLNFTELVRAQNLRVLTGLSDVAVPSSYRTLDQ